From the genome of Zalophus californianus isolate mZalCal1 chromosome 5, mZalCal1.pri.v2, whole genome shotgun sequence:
GATATCCATTCCATCAGCAAGGTCTGCAGAAACATAGCCCCAAACTGACTACTTCTTACCATAGCCACTATAACTCTAATCCAAGCCACCATTATCTCACATCTGGACTCCTGCAGCAGCCTCCTAACTAGTCTCCTGCTATTTCTCTGACACCCTTCAATTCCTTTCTTTACATAGTAGTCATCTTTCTCCTCGATTAAAATCCTTCAGTAGCTTCCCTTTGCTTTCAAATTAACATATCTCAACTGGCTATGGCCTTTTTTATCTACAGATTTAGGGCCACCTCTTAGGAAGATGGATTTTACCCCTTAGGTTCTCCACTTTGCAACCAAAGGACTCTTTCTGAAGTGCAAATCTGATCACATCATTCAAATAAACAGACCTCTATGACCTCTTTTTGTCTCAAGATCAAGCTAAAATCTCCACAATTTGgctcttgttttcttctccaaagatttttttttcctgaccatGCCATCATGTTTTCTATAGTATTTTATTGCCTTTACACATATTTCCTTCTGTCTCATGAACTTCTAGTTGTTTATACTTTAAGGCCCAACATCAATACTGTTTCCTCTTTGAAGTGCACTGCCCATCCATGTCCCACCCGGTTGATCATCCCCACTTCCATATTCTAGTTCATAGTGCTCTGTAAcctcttttatagttttcatgcACTCTAGTGTTTGTCTTCCCTGCTTCCCCGATaggcttctccccccacccccaataggTTTCTGAGTGGTGGGCACTATGTTCCATCCATCTCTGGATGGCTGGCATCGagcacagtgcttagcacatagagGATGGCAAGAATGGATAGATAAATGTGTGGATGTGGTGGTAGGAGGCAGCCCTTGCAAAGGGGCAGTCACAGCATAAGTTCACAGCAGCTTCTCCTCTCCTGTGAGAACTCTCATGGTAAAATGTCTTCTCAGGCAGTTACCAAAACTGCTACTGCCTGAtcatgtttatttccttcatagcCATATCACACTCTATAATTAtcttatttgttctctttttgtttatcttCCTCCACCATATTGTATATTTCATAAGGGCAGGGACCTTGACAGCCTTGTTCATCACTGTATCCTTACCACTTGACACTTATAAACACTAAATGAATGTGTGGCTATCAGAAACGTATTCCCACAGTGAAAAATCCTTCCAAGCCACATAGTGATAGAGTTTTGAGATCTCACTTTGGTGGAATATCCAGCAGGAGTATGGAGTTGCAGAAAGGGCACTAATTCTGTCTGAGCTGTATGAACTTGGGTAggccccttctctgagcctcagtttctgttATAAAAAGAGCCGGATAATAGTCCCTTGAATTTATACAGTGCACTGCTATTTGCAAACCtcttttaccatttattttttcaatctatTCCCACGGTGGACAGAACAGACATTATTTTTACAGAAGCTCGGAAAGTTTAAGTGAACTAGATTCTCTGTAAgatctcttctttttcaaacacTCTCTGAGTCTGTCTAAGTAATCCCTACAAAAAGTCAGTAGTATGAATCCTATTTTCTCTTGACTTTGGCCTGATATTATCATTTCCTAGTAGGATTTTGAAAAATCTGACCCATCTTTTAGGCAGAATCCATTGTCTGTGGTTCCTGACAGGTACTCCACATTTTGTCTCCTCAGTTTTCTACAACTGTGGCAAAACAAGCTGAAAGGAGGAACACACTCAGCCCTGGTAATTGTGGCCCAGCACTCATTCTGTGAATATGGCAAACAAGGGGAACAAGAAGCGCCGACAGTTCTCCctggaggagaaaatgaaggTGGTGGAAGCTGTAGactcaggaaaaaggaaaggtgATGTGGCAAAAGAATTCGGTATCACTCCTTCTACCTTGTCTACATTCTTAAAGGATCGTGCCAAATTTGAAGAGAAGGTACGGGAGGCATCTGTAGGACCCCAGCGGAAAAGGATGAGGAACGCTCTCTATGACGACATTGATAAGGCTGTTTTTGCTTGGTTTCAAGAAATCCATGCCAAAAACATTCTTGTGACTGGTTCTGTCATTCGGAAAAAAGCACTAAACTTGGCCAACATGCTTGGCTATGACAATTTTCAAGCAAGCGTGGGCTGGCTGAACAGATTTAGGGATCGCCACGGAATTGCTTTGAAAGCAGTCTGTAGAGAGGATAGTGACAGATTAATGAATGGTCTAGGAATAGATAAGGTTAACGAGTGGCATGCAGGGGAAATTATAAAACTGATTGCTGACTACAGCCCAGATGATATCTTTAATGCTGACGAGACAGGAGTGTTTTTCCAGTTGCTTCCCCAGCACACGCTTGCTGCTAAAGGGGACCATTGTAGAGGGGGCAAGAAAGCAAAGCAGCGGTTGACAGCACTCTTTTGTTGCAACGCTTCAGGGACTGAAAAAATGAGACCATTGATTGTCGGTAGGTCAGCCAACCCACACTGTCTCAAGAACGTCCATTCCCTCCCTTGTGATTACCGAGCCAACCAGGGGGCATGGATGACACAGGAGCTGTTTAATGAGTGGCTGATGCAAGTGGATGCCAGGATGAAGCGGGCAGAACGCCGCATCCTCCTGCTGATCGACAACTGCTCCGCTCACAACATGCTGCCACGCTTGGAAAGGATCCAGGTGGGGTACCTGCCCTCTAACTGTACTGCCGTCCTGCAGCCCCTGAATCTTGGCATAATTCGCACCATGAAAGTGCTGTACCGAAGTCACCTCCTGAAACAGATCCTCCTTAAGCTCCACAGCAGTGAGGACCAAGAAAAAGTGGACATCAGGCAGGCCATCGACATGATTGCTGCAGCATGGTGGTCAGTCAAGCAGTCCACAGTGGTGAGATGCTGGCAGAAGGCAGGCATCATCCCCCTGGAACTGACAGATTCTGACACAGAAGTGGCAGCCAGCGAGCCAGAGGCAGCCAGTGAAAAGTTGTGGCACTCCGTGGCTCTTGCCACCCGTGTCCCCAATGAAATAAATTTCCAGGACTTTGTCACCGCAGATGATGATCTCATCATCTCTCAGGAGCGGATAGACACAGAGGTCCTCCAGGGCATGGAGGCTGGTGAAAATACAGATGAAGCTGGAAGcgaagaggagggggaggcatCTTTACCACAGCAGCCAAAAATCACCATCACAGAGGCCATCTCAAGTGTGCAGAAACTTAGACAGTTCCTTTCCACTTGTGTAGGTGTTCCTGACGCCGTTTTTGGACAGCTAAATGGCATAGatgaatatttaatgagaaaagtGACACAAACTCTTGTTGACTCCAAAATTACAGATTTCCTCCAAACAAAATAATGTAGGCATTAACTGCCTCTTTTAATTTAGAAAGTGTAGTTTACAAGaacaaaggtttgtttttttttttagataggatATTGAACTTAAGTTTTAAGCAATATTATAATGACAACATTCCAGTCCTCTGAAATAATCAGGAAACTTCCTTGAATGGGCTTTGGAAATGAAATTTGACCAATATGTGTGTTATCTTTTGATTAATCAAATGGTTTCCAAAGTTGTCTGCACCTTAGGATCTCTTGAGGACctttaaataaatttctgaagCCCACGCCTTATCCCAGGCCAATTAAATCACAATCTATGGTGATGGGGCACAGGCATTAGCAGTTTGTGAAACtgcccaggtgattccaatgttcAGGGAAGTTTGGGAATTACTGGATTGACCACAGGAAAATCAAGCACACTGTGGGTCTGGAGCCAACTTCTTCCCAGTAAGTCTAGctccgtggtttccaaatgttaGCTCACTTCAGAATCACTTGGAAGGCTTGCTAAAACCCGGATAGCTGGGCTCCACCTCCAGTTTTCTGATTCCGTGAATCTTAGGTGGGGGCcccaaaatttgcatttcttaacaagttcccaggtcaTGCTCATGCTAATGTGGTCCAGGATCcttactttgagaaccactggtctagctGGAGTCTAGTACTTCTCTCTTCAGCCAGCCATCCGAATACTCCCCCTCAcaagcaaaatggaaaagaaaaggagaaaaacaaacaaaaaaacccaaaacattagCAGTTCTTATGCCAGATCTGTTAACTCCTTTCTGCTGATTTGGTAACTCTAGAATCTTAGCTTTTCTCTTGAACGCTGCGCCCGCCAGCCAAGTAGTGAGTAGAGGTACATCTGTCTGTGCCCAAAGAATCAACAGGAACCGCCTAGGATATGAACACAGCTTGTAGTGCTTATTAGTCGGAGggagctggggcccaggggagCATGAGGAGCGTAAAGACGAGATAGAATGCAATGTGGGAGGCCTTGTATGTCAGAGAATCCCGGGAGAGAGCACACAGCCCAGTGTACCCCTCGCCTTCCAGACGAGGTGAGAGGGAAGTTTGTGGGAGAGAGGACACGTGTGACAGGATTTGGATCGTTCCCTCTTTGGATTTTTCCACCTGTGGATCATCCAGCCTGGACTTTGTGATTAAGATGAAGGCACACTGTTTGCCTTTGCTAAAATTACTTCACCTTTATTCCTTCATGTTTGGCAGAGACATCCGCTAGAGCAGAGTTGATTTTAAGTTATCTAGAACTAAAATTTATAATCAGAATTATACTAAAGTTTTTCTCCtataaagaagacatttttaatatCCTTCATAACCCTAGTGTCTGTTCCTAATATGTGAGATACGTGTCCGTTTCGTTTTTAGAAGGTACATACAATACCTGTCAGTGTTGTAGTGTAGTTTTCCGCCCCCATACAGGTTAATTTTTTGGTTATTTCAGAAACGCATAGcaattcagttatttttctttccgTAATCATTTAACTGAGACACCTGTAAAACAGATTAATCACAGACCGCTTCCATGTTGAACAAAACGGCAGTCACAAAAAACAGCAGatatttaaatggattttttaaatctcattttgtatatttttctttttaacaaactagtatattttgaattaaaagtaCTGTACATATTTTAAATCCTTAACACATAGGAGAGGAAAACTTTCTTCTGGCTAAGTCCTGTGGTTCTGCTCATTGTCAGCACCTATACTGCTGTCATTTTGTGTCAGGATTACTGACACAATTTTGAATTCCTTTGCTCACTTTTCTTcccctgaagtccatttggcaCATAATGTTAGATCTATTGACATCGTGCCATTTCCCCTGCCCAAGTATCTGTGGTGGCTCCCAAATGCCTAAAAATATGAAAGACTGGATTATTCGGTTGAGTTTTAGCACCCTCTAG
Proteins encoded in this window:
- the TIGD6 gene encoding tigger transposable element-derived protein 6; this translates as MANKGNKKRRQFSLEEKMKVVEAVDSGKRKGDVAKEFGITPSTLSTFLKDRAKFEEKVREASVGPQRKRMRNALYDDIDKAVFAWFQEIHAKNILVTGSVIRKKALNLANMLGYDNFQASVGWLNRFRDRHGIALKAVCREDSDRLMNGLGIDKVNEWHAGEIIKLIADYSPDDIFNADETGVFFQLLPQHTLAAKGDHCRGGKKAKQRLTALFCCNASGTEKMRPLIVGRSANPHCLKNVHSLPCDYRANQGAWMTQELFNEWLMQVDARMKRAERRILLLIDNCSAHNMLPRLERIQVGYLPSNCTAVLQPLNLGIIRTMKVLYRSHLLKQILLKLHSSEDQEKVDIRQAIDMIAAAWWSVKQSTVVRCWQKAGIIPLELTDSDTEVAASEPEAASEKLWHSVALATRVPNEINFQDFVTADDDLIISQERIDTEVLQGMEAGENTDEAGSEEEGEASLPQQPKITITEAISSVQKLRQFLSTCVGVPDAVFGQLNGIDEYLMRKVTQTLVDSKITDFLQTK